Proteins encoded in a region of the Trichomycterus rosablanca isolate fTriRos1 chromosome 26, fTriRos1.hap1, whole genome shotgun sequence genome:
- the LOC134303728 gene encoding scavenger receptor cysteine-rich domain-containing group B protein, giving the protein MGVAKIPELVRLVNGRTRCEGRIEVQHNGTWGTVCDDDWDMVDANVVCRQLECGLAVAVATSSRFGQGSGPILLDNVDCKGGERDLRQCGNQGWGIHNCYHYEDVAVICKGNTIIGSRGIPEEPSTPARRNSGLRDGTIRLVGGLGRCQGRVEIYYRGSWGTVCDDDWGLKDAAVVCRQVGCGPVVTYTSNAYFGYGKGLILLDNVHCSGMENHLATCYSLGWGIHNCGHHEDAGVICTGLATTTTAPPQNTETRGFLFPLETGVTIRVTETTTTRSSTSLTTREQPSIRLVSGNSSCQGRVEVFHNNIWGTVCDDDWDMENAQVVCRQLGCGPAMAAIPLAYFGYGSGPILLDNVDCEGTERVLADCFNLGWEQHNCGHHEDAGVICSSALRLSGGRHRCEGRVELYQHGWGTVCDDAWDLPDAQVVCRLLGCGDAVAARGESFFGPGVGTIVMDNVKCTGTEASLQQCSHIPWNVHNCDHSEDAGVTCSLL; this is encoded by the exons TACGACTAGTAAACGGCAGGACCAGATGTGAGGGCCGGATTGAGGTGCAGCACAATGGTACATGGGGAACGGTGTGTGATGACGACTGGGACATGGTGGACGCCAACGTGGTGTGCCGGCAGCTGGAATGTGGCTTGGCTGTGGCTGTGGCCACCAGTTCCCGCTTTGGCCAGGGctcagggcccatccttctagATAATGTGGATTGCAAAGGGGGAGAGAGAGACCTGAGGCAGTGTGGCAACCAAGGCTGGGGCATTCACAACTGCTACCACTATGAGGATGTGGCTGTCATTTGCAAAG GTAACACAATAATAGGGTCTCGTGGAATTCCTGAGGAGCCCAGCACACCAGCTCGCAGGAACTCTGGTCTAC GAGATGGTACAATCCGCCTAGTGGGTGGTTTGGGCCGCTGTCAGGGCCGGGTGGAAATCTACTACCGGGGCAGCTGGGGAACAGTGTGCGATGATGACTGGGGCTTGAAGGATGCGGCAGTGGTATGCCGGCAGGTTGGATGTGGCCCTGTTGTCACTTATACCAGCAATGCCTACTTCGGTTATGGCAAGGGACTCATCTTGCTGGACAACGTGCACTGCAGTGGCATGGAGAACCATCTGGCCACCTGCTACAGCCTCGGCTGGGGAATCCACAACTGTGGCCATCATGAGGATGCAGGGGTCATATGCACAG GATTGGCCACCACCACAACTGCTCCACCTCAAAACACAGAGACCAGAGGGTT TTTGTTTCCTTTAGAGACAGGAGTGACTATTAGAGTTACTGAGACGACAACGACTAGATCCAGCACATCCCTAACCACAAGAG AGCAGCCCTCAATCCGTTTGGTGAGTGGCAACAGCAGCTGCCAGGGCCGCGTCGAGGTCTTCCACAACAACATCTGGGGTACGGTGTGTGATGACGACTGGGACATGGAGAACGCTCAGGTGGTGTGCAGGCAGCTCGGATGCGGCCCAGCCATGGCAGCCATCCCGCTGGCTTACTTTGGCTACGGTTCTGGTCCCATCCTGCTCGACAACGTTGACTGTGAAGGCACTGAAAGAGTCCTGGCAGACTGTTTCAACTTGGGCTGGGAACAGCACAACTGTGGACATCATGAAGATGCCGGGGTCATCTGTTCAA GTGCCTTGAGGCTATCAGGAGGTCGGCACCGCTGCGAGGGCAGGGTAGAGCTGTACCAGCACGGTTGGGGCACAGTATGTGACGATGCCTGGGACCTCCCGGATGCCCAAGTAGTTTGCAGGCTGCTGGGCTGTGGTGATGCCGTGGCCGCTCGAGGGGAGTCCTTTTTTGGACCGGGTGTTGGCACCATTGTCATGGACAACGTAAAATGCACTGGCACAGAGGCATCGCTGCAGCAGTGCTCCCATATACCATGGAACGTGCACAACTGCGATCATTCAGAGGATGCTGGTGTAACATGCTCTCTCTTATGA